In the Ursus arctos isolate Adak ecotype North America unplaced genomic scaffold, UrsArc2.0 scaffold_19, whole genome shotgun sequence genome, one interval contains:
- the MEIS3 gene encoding homeobox protein Meis3 isoform X1, giving the protein MARRYDELPHYPGIVDSTAALASFSEAVPSAPRAPGPYGPHRPPQPQPPVLDSDGLRREKDEIYGHPLFPLLALVFEKCELATCSPRDGAGAGLGTPPGGDVCSSDSFNEDIAAFAKQVRSERPLFSSNPELDNLMIQAIQVLRFHLLELEKVHDLCDNFCHRYITCLKGKMPIDLVIEDRDGGCREDLEDYPASCPSLPDQNNTWIRDHEDSGSVHLGTPGPSSGGLASQSGDNSSDQGDGLDTSVASPSSGGEDEELDQEPRRNKKRGIFPKVATNIMRAWLFQHLSHPYPSEEQKKQLAQDTGLTILQVNNWFINARRRIVQPMIDQSNRTGQSAAFSPEGQPMGAYTEAQPHMTVRPPGSMGMSLNLEGEWHYL; this is encoded by the exons ATGGCCCGGAGG TACGATGAGCTGCCCCACTACCCAGGCATCGTGGACAGCACCGCAGCCCTGGCTAGCTTCTCGGAGGCAGTGCCCTCGGCACCAAGAGCCCCCGGGCCCTATGGCCCCCACCGgcctccccaaccccagcccccgGTCTTGGACAGTGATGGCCTGAGGAGGGAGAAGGATGAGATCTACGG ACACCCGCTCTTCCCGCTGCTGGCCCTGGTCTTTGAGAAATGTGAATTGGCCACGTGCTCGCCCCGggatggggctggggctgggctgggcacacCTCCAGGTGGTGACGTATGCTCCTCTGATTCCTTCAACGAGGACATCGCCGCCTTTGCCAAGCAG GTCCGCTCCGAGAGGCCCCTCTTCTCCTCCAACCCGGAGCTGGACAATCTG ATGATACAGGCCATTCAGGTGCTCCGTTTCCACCTGCTGGAGCTGGAGAAG GTCCACGACCTGTGCGACAACTTCTGTCACCGCTACATCACCTGCCTCAAGGGAAAGATGCCCATCGACCTGGTCATCGAGGATCGGGATGGCGGCTGCAGGGAGGACCTCGAGGACTACCcggcctcctgccccagcctcccgGATCAG AATAATACATGGATTAGAGACCATGAGGACAGCGGGTCTGTACATTTGGGGACCCCGGGTCCATCCAGTGGGGGCCTAGCCTCCCAGAGTGGGGACAACTCCAGTGACCAAG GAGATGGGCTAGACACAAGCGTGGCCTCCCCCAGTTCCGGGGGAGAGGACGAGGAGCTGGACCAGGAGCCGCGGCGGAACAAGAAGAGGGGGATCTTCCCCAAGGTGGCCACCAACATCATGAGAGCCTGGCTGTTCCAGCACCTCTCG CACCCATACCCCTCGGAGGAGCAGAAGAAGCAACTGGCGCAGGACACGGGGCTCACCATCCTGCAAGTCAACAACTG GTTCATTAACGCTCGGAGACGCATCGTGCAACCAATGATCGATCAATCCAACCGCACAG GGCAGAGTGCAGCCTTCAGCCCAGAGGGCCAGCCCATGGGGGCCTACACGGAAGCTCAGCCACACATGACTGTCAGGCCTCCAG GGTCGATGGGAATGAGTTTGAACTTAGAAGGAGAGTGGCATTATCTATAG
- the MEIS3 gene encoding homeobox protein Meis3 isoform X2 yields the protein MARRYDELPHYPGIVDSTAALASFSEAVPSAPRAPGPYGPHRPPQPQPPVLDSDGLRREKDEIYGHPLFPLLALVFEKCELATCSPRDGAGAGLGTPPGGDVCSSDSFNEDIAAFAKQVRSERPLFSSNPELDNLMIQAIQVLRFHLLELEKGKMPIDLVIEDRDGGCREDLEDYPASCPSLPDQNNTWIRDHEDSGSVHLGTPGPSSGGLASQSGDNSSDQGDGLDTSVASPSSGGEDEELDQEPRRNKKRGIFPKVATNIMRAWLFQHLSHPYPSEEQKKQLAQDTGLTILQVNNWFINARRRIVQPMIDQSNRTGQSAAFSPEGQPMGAYTEAQPHMTVRPPGSMGMSLNLEGEWHYL from the exons ATGGCCCGGAGG TACGATGAGCTGCCCCACTACCCAGGCATCGTGGACAGCACCGCAGCCCTGGCTAGCTTCTCGGAGGCAGTGCCCTCGGCACCAAGAGCCCCCGGGCCCTATGGCCCCCACCGgcctccccaaccccagcccccgGTCTTGGACAGTGATGGCCTGAGGAGGGAGAAGGATGAGATCTACGG ACACCCGCTCTTCCCGCTGCTGGCCCTGGTCTTTGAGAAATGTGAATTGGCCACGTGCTCGCCCCGggatggggctggggctgggctgggcacacCTCCAGGTGGTGACGTATGCTCCTCTGATTCCTTCAACGAGGACATCGCCGCCTTTGCCAAGCAG GTCCGCTCCGAGAGGCCCCTCTTCTCCTCCAACCCGGAGCTGGACAATCTG ATGATACAGGCCATTCAGGTGCTCCGTTTCCACCTGCTGGAGCTGGAGAAG GGAAAGATGCCCATCGACCTGGTCATCGAGGATCGGGATGGCGGCTGCAGGGAGGACCTCGAGGACTACCcggcctcctgccccagcctcccgGATCAG AATAATACATGGATTAGAGACCATGAGGACAGCGGGTCTGTACATTTGGGGACCCCGGGTCCATCCAGTGGGGGCCTAGCCTCCCAGAGTGGGGACAACTCCAGTGACCAAG GAGATGGGCTAGACACAAGCGTGGCCTCCCCCAGTTCCGGGGGAGAGGACGAGGAGCTGGACCAGGAGCCGCGGCGGAACAAGAAGAGGGGGATCTTCCCCAAGGTGGCCACCAACATCATGAGAGCCTGGCTGTTCCAGCACCTCTCG CACCCATACCCCTCGGAGGAGCAGAAGAAGCAACTGGCGCAGGACACGGGGCTCACCATCCTGCAAGTCAACAACTG GTTCATTAACGCTCGGAGACGCATCGTGCAACCAATGATCGATCAATCCAACCGCACAG GGCAGAGTGCAGCCTTCAGCCCAGAGGGCCAGCCCATGGGGGCCTACACGGAAGCTCAGCCACACATGACTGTCAGGCCTCCAG GGTCGATGGGAATGAGTTTGAACTTAGAAGGAGAGTGGCATTATCTATAG
- the MEIS3 gene encoding homeobox protein Meis3 isoform X3 translates to MARRYDELPHYPGIVDSTAALASFSEAVPSAPRAPGPYGPHRPPQPQPPVLDSDGLRREKDEIYGHPLFPLLALVFEKCELATCSPRDGAGAGLGTPPGGDVCSSDSFNEDIAAFAKQVRSERPLFSSNPELDNLMIQAIQVLRFHLLELEKVHDLCDNFCHRYITCLKGKMPIDLVIEDRDGGCREDLEDYPASCPSLPDQNNTWIRDHEDSGSVHLGTPGPSSGGLASQSGDNSSDQGDGLDTSVASPSSGGEDEELDQEPRRNKKRGIFPKVATNIMRAWLFQHLSQSSPNRADEDGAVRSSISQVRSLEVS, encoded by the exons ATGGCCCGGAGG TACGATGAGCTGCCCCACTACCCAGGCATCGTGGACAGCACCGCAGCCCTGGCTAGCTTCTCGGAGGCAGTGCCCTCGGCACCAAGAGCCCCCGGGCCCTATGGCCCCCACCGgcctccccaaccccagcccccgGTCTTGGACAGTGATGGCCTGAGGAGGGAGAAGGATGAGATCTACGG ACACCCGCTCTTCCCGCTGCTGGCCCTGGTCTTTGAGAAATGTGAATTGGCCACGTGCTCGCCCCGggatggggctggggctgggctgggcacacCTCCAGGTGGTGACGTATGCTCCTCTGATTCCTTCAACGAGGACATCGCCGCCTTTGCCAAGCAG GTCCGCTCCGAGAGGCCCCTCTTCTCCTCCAACCCGGAGCTGGACAATCTG ATGATACAGGCCATTCAGGTGCTCCGTTTCCACCTGCTGGAGCTGGAGAAG GTCCACGACCTGTGCGACAACTTCTGTCACCGCTACATCACCTGCCTCAAGGGAAAGATGCCCATCGACCTGGTCATCGAGGATCGGGATGGCGGCTGCAGGGAGGACCTCGAGGACTACCcggcctcctgccccagcctcccgGATCAG AATAATACATGGATTAGAGACCATGAGGACAGCGGGTCTGTACATTTGGGGACCCCGGGTCCATCCAGTGGGGGCCTAGCCTCCCAGAGTGGGGACAACTCCAGTGACCAAG GAGATGGGCTAGACACAAGCGTGGCCTCCCCCAGTTCCGGGGGAGAGGACGAGGAGCTGGACCAGGAGCCGCGGCGGAACAAGAAGAGGGGGATCTTCCCCAAGGTGGCCACCAACATCATGAGAGCCTGGCTGTTCCAGCACCTCTCG CAATCATCACCAAACAGAGCCGATGAGGATGGGGCTGTGCGGAGCTCCATTTCGCAGGTGAGGAGCCTAGAGGTCTCCTAG